A single Calidifontibacter indicus DNA region contains:
- a CDS encoding LysM peptidoglycan-binding domain-containing protein: MSAVAHWDAPVVGREPRTRRHLHLVPAQSQVSAAGEGAVRLTIRGRRLVAALVLAAIVGGGWGVGQAFAGGSSSSELVVRSGQTLSEVAHAAYPQLPVGEAVYRIQRANGLNSLQVSEGQRLVVPR; the protein is encoded by the coding sequence ATGAGTGCAGTCGCTCACTGGGATGCACCGGTCGTCGGGCGCGAGCCGCGCACGCGCCGCCACCTGCACCTCGTGCCCGCCCAGTCTCAGGTGTCGGCGGCCGGCGAGGGCGCTGTGCGCCTGACGATCCGTGGTCGGCGCCTGGTGGCCGCCCTGGTCCTCGCGGCCATCGTCGGTGGCGGGTGGGGAGTTGGCCAGGCGTTCGCCGGCGGCTCCTCGAGCTCCGAACTCGTGGTCCGCTCGGGGCAGACCCTGTCCGAGGTGGCCCACGCTGCCTACCCGCAACTGCCGGTCGGCGAAGCCGTCTACCGCATCCAGCGCGCCAACGGCCTCAACAGCCTTCAGGTGAGCGAGGGTCAGCGTTTGGTGGTCCCGCGCTGA
- a CDS encoding LysR family transcriptional regulator: MIDAAGLRVIRAIADEGSFTAAASSLGYSQPAISQMVRRLEERLGTPLVERLGRNVRLTEAGEVLARHAGAVLGAISAAESEVAAIAGLRSGRVRLMAFPSSSSTLVPKALSLVKKRFPQVQVTFAEGEPPESLAALRAGECDVAVAFTYEGLELTTDQLDDFEVRELLLDDVRIALPLDHPLAAHESVDLADLAQAPWIAGCTRCRGHLLALADGAGFAPDVAFETEDYVAVLGLVAEGLGVALVPDLILRSAPNARVKVLPIDPPSHRRVFAVTTPDLTRVPAVAAMIDALVEAAHDQSCVGAPA, encoded by the coding sequence ATGATCGACGCTGCCGGACTCCGGGTGATTCGTGCCATCGCTGACGAGGGCAGCTTCACCGCGGCCGCGTCGTCGCTGGGTTACTCCCAGCCTGCCATCTCCCAAATGGTGCGCCGCTTGGAGGAGCGGCTGGGCACTCCCCTGGTCGAACGACTCGGACGCAACGTGCGCCTCACCGAGGCCGGTGAGGTGCTCGCCCGCCATGCCGGCGCCGTCCTGGGCGCGATCAGCGCGGCCGAGTCGGAGGTGGCCGCGATCGCCGGTCTGCGTTCGGGCCGGGTGCGGCTGATGGCCTTCCCGTCGTCGTCGTCGACCCTGGTGCCGAAGGCGTTGTCGCTGGTGAAGAAGCGTTTCCCGCAGGTGCAGGTGACCTTCGCCGAGGGTGAGCCGCCGGAATCGTTGGCCGCGCTGCGCGCGGGCGAGTGCGACGTCGCGGTCGCGTTCACCTACGAGGGGCTCGAGCTCACGACCGACCAGCTCGACGACTTCGAGGTGCGTGAGCTGTTGCTCGACGACGTGCGCATCGCGCTGCCCCTCGACCACCCGCTCGCCGCCCACGAGAGTGTCGACCTCGCCGACCTCGCCCAGGCGCCGTGGATCGCGGGCTGCACCCGCTGTCGCGGCCACCTGCTCGCGTTGGCCGACGGCGCCGGGTTCGCCCCCGATGTCGCCTTCGAGACCGAGGACTACGTGGCCGTGCTCGGACTCGTGGCCGAGGGTCTGGGAGTCGCACTGGTGCCCGACCTGATCCTGCGTTCCGCCCCGAACGCGCGGGTGAAGGTGCTCCCGATCGACCCGCCGTCGCACCGCCGGGTCTTCGCGGTCACCACGCCCGACCTCACCCGGGTGCCCGCCGTGGCCGCCATGATCGACGCGCTCGTCGAGGCGGCACACGACCAGTCGTGCGTCGGTGCTCCGGCCTGA
- a CDS encoding Sir2 family NAD-dependent protein deacetylase has product MDDRSYLAHRLRAGKVLVMTGAGLSTDSGLPDYRGPDGVRRVQPMTVAEFRAGAAARQRYWSRSYVGWTRFRTAEPNPAHDHLARLEGAGLLAATITQNVDGLAQRAGSRTVIELHGNLGRAICLDCRSTVDREWVQREFTRLNPAFAADAERARNLPLRPDGDVDIDESLIHDITLVHCPTCGSDLLKPDVVMFGESVPKPLVDHCFDLVAASRTLLVVGSSLGVMSGYRFARRAAALEVPIVLMNTGWSRAEEIATRHVHRPLREVLQEAVWDVLGDVPGTDSGSESGD; this is encoded by the coding sequence ATGGACGACCGCAGTTACCTGGCTCATCGCCTGCGTGCGGGCAAGGTGCTCGTGATGACGGGTGCCGGGTTGTCCACGGATTCCGGTCTGCCCGACTACCGCGGCCCGGACGGCGTGCGCCGCGTGCAACCGATGACCGTGGCCGAGTTCCGTGCGGGTGCGGCTGCTCGGCAGCGGTACTGGAGCCGCTCCTATGTCGGCTGGACGCGGTTTCGCACCGCCGAACCGAACCCGGCACACGACCATCTCGCCCGGTTGGAAGGCGCCGGCCTGCTCGCCGCGACGATCACCCAGAACGTCGACGGGTTGGCGCAGCGCGCAGGATCCCGAACGGTGATCGAGCTGCACGGCAACCTCGGCCGCGCGATCTGCCTCGACTGCCGCAGCACCGTCGACCGCGAGTGGGTGCAGCGCGAGTTCACCCGGCTCAACCCGGCGTTCGCGGCCGATGCCGAGCGTGCGCGCAACCTTCCGCTGCGCCCCGACGGCGACGTCGACATCGACGAATCGCTCATCCACGACATCACGCTGGTGCACTGCCCGACCTGCGGCAGCGACCTGCTGAAGCCCGACGTCGTGATGTTCGGGGAGTCGGTGCCCAAACCGCTCGTCGACCACTGCTTCGACCTCGTCGCCGCAAGTCGCACGTTGCTGGTCGTCGGCTCGTCGCTCGGGGTGATGTCGGGCTACCGCTTCGCCCGCCGGGCCGCCGCGCTCGAGGTGCCGATCGTGCTGATGAACACGGGCTGGTCACGGGCCGAGGAGATCGCCACCCGACACGTCCACCGCCCCCTGCGCGAGGTGCTGCAGGAGGCGGTGTGGGACGTGCTGGGTGATGTGCCCGGGACTGACTCCGGGTCTGAATCCGGGGACTGA
- the lexA gene encoding transcriptional repressor LexA, giving the protein MAKIHQLPDDEGGTALTTRQRKVLEVIRNSVDRRGYPPSMREIGEAVGLTSPSSVAHQLSMLERKGYLRRDPNRPRAIEIISPDHNAEKRGVRGGSSVTSADESTVDETGAGDQRPAASYVPVVGRIAAGGPILAEEVVEDVFPLPKQIVGEGDLFLLKVVGDSMIDAAICDGDWVVVRQQPTATNGDIVAAMLDNEATVKTFKRRDGKVWLMPHNPAYDPIDGDHAVILGKVTAVLRRV; this is encoded by the coding sequence ATGGCCAAGATCCACCAGTTGCCCGACGACGAGGGCGGCACCGCGCTCACGACCCGCCAGCGGAAGGTGCTCGAGGTCATCCGCAACTCGGTCGACCGCCGCGGTTACCCGCCGAGCATGCGCGAGATCGGTGAGGCGGTCGGTCTCACCAGCCCCAGTTCGGTCGCTCACCAGTTGTCGATGCTCGAGCGCAAGGGCTACCTGCGCCGCGACCCCAACCGGCCGCGCGCGATCGAGATCATCTCCCCCGATCACAACGCCGAAAAGCGCGGCGTGCGGGGTGGTTCCAGCGTCACCTCGGCCGACGAGTCCACGGTCGACGAGACCGGCGCCGGCGACCAGCGGCCGGCCGCGTCCTACGTGCCGGTGGTCGGGCGGATCGCCGCCGGCGGCCCGATCCTCGCCGAGGAGGTCGTCGAGGACGTCTTCCCGCTGCCCAAGCAGATCGTCGGTGAGGGCGATCTGTTCCTGCTGAAGGTCGTCGGTGACTCGATGATCGACGCGGCGATCTGCGACGGCGACTGGGTCGTCGTGCGTCAGCAGCCGACCGCCACCAACGGCGACATCGTTGCGGCGATGCTCGACAACGAGGCCACCGTGAAGACCTTCAAGCGCCGCGACGGCAAGGTGTGGCTGATGCCCCACAACCCCGCGTACGACCCGATCGACGGCGACCACGCCGTCATCCTCGGCAAGGTGACCGCGGTGCTACGCCGGGTCTGA